Genomic window (Tepidisphaeraceae bacterium):
TCATCAGCAAGGAAAACCTGTTCATGACCGGCCCCGGCCTGTTCGACGGTGCCAAGCTGGCGCTGCAGCGGGCACGCGTGCTGGTCGGCACTTCGATCGATGCGTCGCGGTTCAAGGCCGACGATGAAGGGGATCTGACGTACGAGATCTGAGCGCTCGCGGTGCCCCTCCTGTCATCCTGAGGGGAGCGGTAGCGACCCGAGGGATCTCGATCGTTCGGGAGTCGCTCGGCTGTTCGAGATCCCTCGGGTCGCTACCGCTCACTTCGGGATGACATGGCGATAGGATAGACGACTTGTCTTTTTGCCCCCAAGCCACCGACCAGTTCGTTTAAGCGACCATGCCGGGTACGGTTGCACCGATCCTACGACCCAAATACTCTCGCCTTGTTCCCAAAGTAGAACACCGCCAGCACCGCAGCCAGACAGATATACATCACGCCCATCGTCGAACTCGCCTGTCGGCCGATCTGGTAGTACGGGTGGTTGCGGACCGCGGTCGAGCGCAGGGTGTCCATGATGCGCGGCAAGGCGAAGAACAGGATCAAGATCAGGATAAAGCTGAACCGGCCGGTCTGTCGCCATTCGTTCAGCATCCAGGCGCCTACACCCGCAAGGCCCAGAATCCACGCCCACGGGCTGATGGCGGCGGTAATGCGGCCGCCGTCCAGTGGGGGGATCGGCAGCATGTTGAAGAAGTTCAGCATGAACCCGAAGACGGCCAACGTGATCGCGGTGTTCGATAGATCGGTGCCAGTCGGATATGACCGCCATACCGCGTAACAGGCCAGCGCCCCCACGGTGCCGGCGATGGGGCCGGCGATGCCGATCACGGCTTCCTCCCACGCATTGCGCGGCGGCTGGCGCAGGTTGATCAGCGCGCCCATGAACGGGATGAAGATCGGCGGGCTGGCGCTGTACCCGTAGTGCCGCAGCGCCATCACGTGGCCCATCTCGTGGATCAAAATTAGCAGCACAAACCCCACCGCCAGCCGCCAGTCCCACTGGAAGACGTACATGTACAGCACGATCGATAGCGCCATCGAACCGATCGTCTTCACCAGCGCGAGCGGCAACGGGTCCGACCCCTGCTCGACCGGACGGGGGCCATCGGGCGTGTAGGGCAACGTGGGCGGCGCCACGCCACCGTTCAGCGCCGCCACCCGTTGGGCGACGTGCTGATATTGCTGTGAACCGGGAGGTAACAATTCCAGGCATTGCCGCCACAGGTAGACCGCGCCGGTGGGGTCGACCGGCTCGAGCGCAATGGCCTCTGCGGCCAGCGCGTTCAACTGCTCGCTGTAGACCAGCATGTTGCATTCGGGACAGACGCGCGCGCCTGGCGGCAACGGGCTCTCGCAGTGCGGACATTCGGTGAGGGGCGGTGTCATCAGAAATTCTAGCGCAGTCTTGGGCTCAAAACTCGTTTACCGCAACGCAGCGGCGTAGGTGGCAAGGGTCGCCGAAAAGTCGCGTGGCTGCCACCCGAAATCTTCGATGAAGGGATTCAGATCCGTCGTGTTGTCCTCCTGGCTCATCTGCACCTGCGCGCGGTTGAACGGTAGCATCGCGCCGGGCACCACGTAGGTGATCGCCTTCGCGTACCACGCCGGAATCGGCACCACCGGGCGCCGCTTGCCGACGACCGCCTCGGCGATCGCGCGATGCATCTGCGGCCACGACACGGCCTCGCCACCGCCTAGCTCGTAGATTTTGTGAATGGACTTCTCGTTGTCGATCGCGTTGACGAACGCGCGGGCGACATCGTCGATGAAGATCGGCTGCATCAGCCCCGCGCCACCGGTGCCGAAGAGACCGGCACCGAAGTAGGGCATGAAGAGCCAAGGCGCCGCTTTCCCGCGCGCCCACCGCGCGGCCGACTGAATGAACTCACCGTTGGCGCCGTGAATCAGGCTGGGGCGGAAGATCGTCCAATCGAGGCCGCTCTTTTCGCGCAGGAACTGCTCGCCGAGCCACTTCGATTTGTGGTAGTCACTGACCGCGTCCGCGCGCGTGCCGTTGGCCGACATGTGGATGAAGCGTGATACGCCGGCCGACTTGGCCGCCTTGGCGACGGTGGTGGTACCGCGCTGGTGGATGTCGTAGAACGTCGCGCCCGGCCGCTCGCGGATGATGCCAACGAGGTGCACCACCGCGGCGCAACCGGCCATGCCGCGCTCGAGCGCCGCGGCGTCGTGGATGTCACCACGCACCGCGGTCACGTCGCCCTTGGACAATTCACGGTCGTCACGTTGTAGCGCATTCACCCCGAACCCGCGGCTTAGCAGTTCCGCGACAATCGCGCTGCCGACGAAGCCGCTTGCACCAGTGACGAAAATCCGACGTGACATGATGACTCGGTGGCTGAAGGTCGAACTGGCTAAGAGGCACGACGCCGTTCCCGTAGGGTGATCCTTTTGTCGCTTCAACATTCCGCCGACGTTGGCAGGATGGGAAGCGGCCTCTGGCGCGGCTCGTGACAGAGTAGGGACGTTACCGACAGGTTTTCCACCTATACGCGAAGTCGCTTGGAGATGCCGATTTCATAAGGGATGACAAATGCATAGCTTAGGGAATGTGCTTCATTGTCAGACGAAATCCATCCACCCTTAGCGACCTAACCCGATTTTCGTTGACGCCACCGGTTTTCAACGACTAACATTGAAGCGGCTCAGTTAAAAGAACGGCGGTCTGATTGGGCGGTACGCGAGATAAGGTCCTTATCCTCGGTTCGCAGTCTGCGGGCAACAACGCTGCCGTAGACGCGCTACGCTCGCATTGCGAGGTCGTCGAGATCAGCTCGATCGACCAGGCGATCGAGGCGCTCCGTCACGACAACTTCAACGCGATCTTCTCCAACTCGGCCGACTTCCTTCCCCTCGAACGCGCGCTCGTCAGCCAGCAGGCCAACCTGATCCTGAACACGATCGGTGAAGGCGTATGCATCGTGGATGGTGAGGGCCGCTGTAATTGGATGAACAAGAAGATGCACGCGTGGCCCGCGCCGGTGCATGAGAAGATCCGCAAGACCTGCAAGGAAGCCTACGACCTCTTCAGCCGCCAGGTTAGCCCGCAAGCCCCCGAGACCCCCGTCTTTTCCCGCTCCAAGCGATACGCGTTTAACGTCGAAGACCAGCAGTTCCTGGAGATGATCGCCAGCCCGGTGATCAACCCAGCCGGCAATGTCGTGCAGGTGGTCAGCGTGGTGTGGGACGCGACCGGCACGCGGCGCCTGCAGCAGAAGATCGACGCGATCGACAAGGCCGGCCGTGAACTGGTGCGCCTGGAAGGGGACTTGCTTCAGAAGCTGAACGTCGGGCAGCGTTTGAAGCTATTAGAAGATAAAATAATCAGTTTTACGCGCGATTTGATGCATTTCGATCATTTCGCGATTCGCCTGCTCGACCGCCGGTCGAACAAGCTTGACGTGGTGATCAGCAAGGGCCTGCCACCCGAAGCAGTGAACATTGATCTGTACGCCGACGAGAACGGTAACGGCATCAGTGGTTACGTTGGCGCGACGGGCCGCAGCTACATCTGTCCGGACGTCGAGCGCGACCCGCGCTACGTCATCGGCCTCGACGCCGCCAAGAGCAGCCTGACCGTGCCGCTTCGGTTGCACGACAAGGTGATCGGCGTCTTCAACATCGAATCGCGCCACCGCGCCGCGTTCAACGAAGATGACCGTCAATTCGCCGAGATCTTCGGGCGCTACGTCGCTATCGCGTTGAACATCCTGGACCTGATGATCGTCGAGCGTGTCGGCACCGCGCATAAGGTGGCCGACGACGTGTGCGCTGAAGTCGCCGGGCCGTTGAATGACATCTCGTCGGACGCCAACGCGCTCATGGACGAGTACATCGGGCACGACGAACTGCGCAGCAAGCTGCAGGCGATCATCGACAACTGCGCCACGATCCAGAAGTCGCTGCACCAGGCCGCCAAGGGGCCGAACACGAGCATCCTGGGTGCCGCCGACGTGAAGGAGCAGCAGAACGCCGACCCGGCGATCGGTGGGGCGCGCATCCTGATCGCCGACGACGAGCCGAACATCCGCACGACGATCTCCGACATCCTCCGCAAGTATCACGGCACGGTAACCGTCTCGTGCAACGGCGAGGAGGCGATCGAGCACCTGGAGAACGCCGACTTCGACCTGGTCATCAGCGACATCAAGATGCCCGACAAGAGCGGCTACGACGTCTTCGCCGCCGCCCGCAAGAAGAGCCAGCAGACGCCGGTGATTTTGATGACCGGCTTCGGCTACGACCCCAACCACAGCATCGTTCGCGCCAGCCAGGAAGGGCTGCAGGCGGTGCTGTTCAAGCCGTTCAAGGTCGACCAGCTGTTGACGGAAGTGCGCAAGGCGCTTCAGCCGCAGGGCGTTTCGCAATAACGCCCGTTCGTGTAACTTTCCCGACGAGCCAGACTGCTGTAGGCAGGCACGTTTAGCCGCGAGCTTGCTCGCGGATATGCTCGATGGTTTGTTCGGGATGGCGCGGAAGCGCGAGCAGGCTCGCGGCTAAACGACGGAATCGAATGCTCGCGGCCTGGGCCATGATGAACGTGGTCCCTCATTGACGAGGAACTTTATGAAAACGAAATATGCATTGTTGTCCGCCGTCGCCATCGCCAGCGTTTCGACGCTGTTGCTAGCTCAATCGCCCACGACCGCCCCGGCCGCCGGCCATGAACAGACGACCGCCAGCGGTCTGAAGTTCACGACCGTTCAAGAGGGCGACGGCGCCGCCAAGGCCGGTGATACCGTGTGGGTGCACTACACCGGCACGCTGACCGACGGCACGAAGTTCGACAGCTCCGTCGACCGCGGCGAGCCCTTCAGCTTCGAGCTGGGCGCCGGCCGGGTGATCAAAGGCTGGGACGAAGGCGTGGCCGGCATGAAGGTCGGCGAGAAGCGCAAGCTCGTCATCCCGCCCGACCTCGGCTACGGCGCCCAAGGCGCCGGTGGCGCCATTCCCCCCAATGCCACCCTCGTCTTCGACGTCGAACTGCTCGGCGTCAAGCGCGGCCGGTAGCATCGCCCACGGGCGCGCTGGAGCGCATCCGACTGAACCTACGAGCCGCCGGTGTAAACCGGCGGCTCTTTTGTGCGCATAGGTGGAGGAGATTCCTCCGGCCCCTCTCCCACGAGTACATGGGAGAGGGGCCGGATTTCGTAAGCACTCGTTCACCACGATCGATGTTTCAATGATTCCGTAGTGCTTATTCGTCGCGCGCCCACAAGTTCACCTCTGCCTTCACTTC
Coding sequences:
- a CDS encoding NAD(P)H-binding protein, which produces MSRRIFVTGASGFVGSAIVAELLSRGFGVNALQRDDRELSKGDVTAVRGDIHDAAALERGMAGCAAVVHLVGIIRERPGATFYDIHQRGTTTVAKAAKSAGVSRFIHMSANGTRADAVSDYHKSKWLGEQFLREKSGLDWTIFRPSLIHGANGEFIQSAARWARGKAAPWLFMPYFGAGLFGTGGAGLMQPIFIDDVARAFVNAIDNEKSIHKIYELGGGEAVSWPQMHRAIAEAVVGKRRPVVPIPAWYAKAITYVVPGAMLPFNRAQVQMSQEDNTTDLNPFIEDFGWQPRDFSATLATYAAALR
- a CDS encoding site-2 protease family protein — its product is MTPPLTECPHCESPLPPGARVCPECNMLVYSEQLNALAAEAIALEPVDPTGAVYLWRQCLELLPPGSQQYQHVAQRVAALNGGVAPPTLPYTPDGPRPVEQGSDPLPLALVKTIGSMALSIVLYMYVFQWDWRLAVGFVLLILIHEMGHVMALRHYGYSASPPIFIPFMGALINLRQPPRNAWEEAVIGIAGPIAGTVGALACYAVWRSYPTGTDLSNTAITLAVFGFMLNFFNMLPIPPLDGGRITAAISPWAWILGLAGVGAWMLNEWRQTGRFSFILILILFFALPRIMDTLRSTAVRNHPYYQIGRQASSTMGVMYICLAAVLAVFYFGNKARVFGS
- a CDS encoding FKBP-type peptidyl-prolyl cis-trans isomerase, with translation MKTKYALLSAVAIASVSTLLLAQSPTTAPAAGHEQTTASGLKFTTVQEGDGAAKAGDTVWVHYTGTLTDGTKFDSSVDRGEPFSFELGAGRVIKGWDEGVAGMKVGEKRKLVIPPDLGYGAQGAGGAIPPNATLVFDVELLGVKRGR
- a CDS encoding response regulator; protein product: MGGTRDKVLILGSQSAGNNAAVDALRSHCEVVEISSIDQAIEALRHDNFNAIFSNSADFLPLERALVSQQANLILNTIGEGVCIVDGEGRCNWMNKKMHAWPAPVHEKIRKTCKEAYDLFSRQVSPQAPETPVFSRSKRYAFNVEDQQFLEMIASPVINPAGNVVQVVSVVWDATGTRRLQQKIDAIDKAGRELVRLEGDLLQKLNVGQRLKLLEDKIISFTRDLMHFDHFAIRLLDRRSNKLDVVISKGLPPEAVNIDLYADENGNGISGYVGATGRSYICPDVERDPRYVIGLDAAKSSLTVPLRLHDKVIGVFNIESRHRAAFNEDDRQFAEIFGRYVAIALNILDLMIVERVGTAHKVADDVCAEVAGPLNDISSDANALMDEYIGHDELRSKLQAIIDNCATIQKSLHQAAKGPNTSILGAADVKEQQNADPAIGGARILIADDEPNIRTTISDILRKYHGTVTVSCNGEEAIEHLENADFDLVISDIKMPDKSGYDVFAAARKKSQQTPVILMTGFGYDPNHSIVRASQEGLQAVLFKPFKVDQLLTEVRKALQPQGVSQ